Proteins encoded in a region of the Pseudomonas viciae genome:
- a CDS encoding ankyrin repeat domain-containing protein, whose amino-acid sequence MSDTSRQMTPEEAAEFAEQVFNVARQGDAAMMAALLSKGLPPNLRNHKGDTLLMLAAYHGHVETVRVLLEHKADPEVRNDNGQSPIAGAAFKGDLAVVTALVEGGAQVEGSSFDGRTALMMAAMFNRVEIVDYLISKGADPKAKDANGVSALDAAKTMGAVDTTAQLEKLLG is encoded by the coding sequence ATGTCCGATACAAGCCGCCAGATGACCCCGGAAGAAGCAGCGGAGTTTGCCGAGCAGGTGTTCAACGTCGCACGCCAGGGTGACGCCGCGATGATGGCCGCCCTGCTGAGCAAGGGCCTGCCGCCGAACTTGCGTAATCACAAGGGCGACACCTTGCTGATGCTGGCCGCGTACCACGGGCATGTGGAGACGGTGAGGGTGCTGCTGGAGCACAAGGCTGATCCGGAAGTGCGCAACGACAACGGCCAGAGCCCGATTGCCGGCGCGGCGTTCAAGGGCGACCTGGCAGTGGTCACGGCGCTGGTGGAGGGCGGTGCGCAGGTGGAAGGTTCCTCCTTCGATGGTCGTACCGCGCTGATGATGGCCGCGATGTTCAACCGGGTGGAAATCGTCGACTACCTGATCAGTAAAGGCGCCGACCCCAAAGCCAAGGATGCCAACGGCGTCTCGGCCCTGGATGCGGCCAAGACCATGGGCGCGGTGGATACCACGGCGCAGTTGGAAAAGTTGTTGGGCTGA
- a CDS encoding PLDc N-terminal domain-containing protein encodes MGSTFNGLIGLIILALDIWAIINVLKSGAETGMKILWVLLIILLPVLGLIIWAIAGPRGNVRI; translated from the coding sequence ATGGGTTCCACCTTCAACGGCCTGATCGGCCTGATCATCCTGGCGCTCGATATCTGGGCGATCATCAATGTGCTCAAGAGCGGCGCGGAAACCGGGATGAAAATCCTCTGGGTGCTGCTGATTATTCTGTTGCCGGTGCTGGGCCTGATCATCTGGGCGATCGCCGGGCCGCGAGGCAACGTGCGGATTTGA
- a CDS encoding ion transporter, which yields MDSSNNWRERLYVMIFQSDTVAGRRFDSTLLLIILASLVIVMLDSIDSVHKNYATLLAAIEWGFTFIFIVEYGLRLYCSPKPLRYAFSFYGLVDLLAIVPGILALYYSDAQYLLIIRIIRMLRIFRVLKLSPYLKQANYLMAALRGSKQKIIVFLVSVSTLVTVFGTLMYVIEGPGNGFTSIPKGIYWAIVTLTTVGFGDIVPKTPLGQVVSSLVMITGYSIIAVPTGIFTAELATAMRADQLKHDCPVCSKNNHEHGAAFCSRCGNALFKKLE from the coding sequence ATGGACAGCAGCAACAATTGGCGTGAACGGCTCTACGTCATGATTTTCCAGAGCGACACCGTGGCCGGCCGGCGCTTCGACAGCACGCTGCTGTTGATCATCCTCGCCAGCCTGGTCATCGTGATGCTCGACAGCATCGACAGCGTGCACAAAAACTACGCGACGCTTTTGGCCGCTATCGAGTGGGGTTTCACCTTTATCTTCATCGTCGAGTACGGCCTGCGCCTGTACTGCTCGCCCAAGCCCCTGCGCTATGCCTTCAGTTTCTACGGCCTGGTGGATCTGCTGGCGATCGTGCCGGGAATCCTGGCGTTGTATTACAGCGATGCCCAGTACCTGCTGATCATTCGAATCATCCGTATGCTGCGGATTTTCCGGGTGCTCAAGCTCAGCCCTTACCTCAAGCAGGCCAACTACCTGATGGCGGCGCTGCGGGGCAGCAAGCAGAAAATCATCGTGTTCCTGGTCAGCGTCTCGACCCTGGTGACCGTGTTCGGCACGCTGATGTATGTCATCGAAGGCCCAGGGAATGGCTTCACCAGCATTCCCAAGGGCATCTATTGGGCTATCGTGACACTGACCACGGTGGGTTTTGGCGACATCGTGCCCAAGACGCCACTGGGCCAGGTGGTGTCATCCCTGGTGATGATCACCGGTTACTCGATCATCGCCGTGCCAACGGGGATCTTTACCGCCGAACTGGCCACGGCCATGCGCGCTGATCAGCTCAAGCACGATTGCCCGGTGTGCAGTAAAAACAACCACGAACATGGCGCCGCTTTTTGCTCACGTTGCGGCAATGCGTTGTTTAAGAAACTGGAATAA
- a CDS encoding urea transporter — protein sequence MPNTHCPDWATALLNGFSQIFLQRHPLCGLLCLLATLLTAPGLFGGALLGGVAGLLTAQRRGYAKVDRQAGLFSYNGILLGLLLSLALPWSALLPPLIIASAGLSAMLTQQWLKRTRDPQCLSAYTAPFVGLGWLLLSFAPAQPAPLPVELTMPSLLAALLNGLGQVMFLDHPLAGGLIAAGLLISNRRAAGWALFGSAAGLAFAVLHHENAAALSGLAGYNPALVALALGQQHRQPWLPLAGVLLAMLLTPGFAALGLVPLTAPFVLACWLIQATGRAWHQASLDAAPCALRDNRPRLR from the coding sequence ATGCCCAACACCCATTGCCCCGACTGGGCCACCGCCCTGCTCAACGGTTTCAGCCAGATTTTCCTCCAGCGCCATCCCCTGTGCGGCCTGTTGTGCCTGCTGGCGACTCTGCTCACAGCGCCCGGCCTGTTTGGCGGCGCACTGCTCGGCGGCGTCGCCGGATTGCTCACGGCCCAGAGACGCGGTTACGCCAAGGTGGATCGGCAGGCCGGCCTGTTCAGTTACAACGGCATCCTGCTGGGGTTGCTGCTGAGCCTGGCATTGCCTTGGTCAGCGTTACTGCCACCGTTGATCATCGCCAGCGCTGGTCTCAGCGCGATGCTGACCCAGCAATGGCTCAAGCGTACTCGCGACCCACAATGTCTCTCGGCCTACACCGCGCCCTTCGTGGGCCTGGGTTGGTTGCTGCTCAGTTTCGCCCCTGCACAACCCGCGCCTCTGCCGGTCGAACTGACGATGCCCAGCCTGCTGGCCGCCCTTTTGAACGGACTCGGCCAGGTGATGTTTCTCGACCACCCGTTGGCCGGAGGGCTGATCGCCGCAGGCCTGCTGATCAGCAACCGTCGCGCCGCCGGCTGGGCACTGTTCGGTTCGGCCGCCGGCCTTGCATTCGCCGTGCTGCATCATGAAAACGCAGCCGCCCTTTCAGGACTTGCTGGATATAACCCGGCGCTGGTGGCTCTGGCTCTCGGCCAACAGCACCGCCAGCCATGGCTGCCACTGGCCGGTGTGCTCCTGGCAATGCTGCTGACACCTGGCTTTGCCGCCCTCGGTTTGGTGCCGCTGACCGCACCGTTCGTCCTGGCCTGCTGGCTGATCCAGGCCACTGGCCGAGCGTGGCACCAGGCCAGCCTTGATGCCGCGCCTTGCGCTCTGCGGGACAATCGCCCTAGGCTTCGCTGA
- a CDS encoding MFS transporter, translated as MSAHPATLTRGMVLLFAFCCGAIVANIYYAQPIIELIAPDVGLSSTMASLIVSLTQIGYALGLFFLVPLGDLLENRRLMILTTVVAIASLLAAAFTDQPNVFLLVSLLVGFSSVSVQVLIPLAAHLAPEESRGRVVGGIMGGLLLGILLARPISSLVADHFGWRAMFMIAAALMAAISIVLALTVPKRQPDHSASYGQLLGSLGTLLRQQPLLRQRAFYQACLFATFSLFWTAVPLELSRNHGLSQTEIALFALVGAIGAIAAPIAGRLADAGHTRNASLLAMLFASLSFLPAFIHPLYSVIGLAVTGVVLDFCVQMNMVLGQRTIYALDAKSRSRLNALYMTSIFVGGAFGSSIASAVYEHGGWLWVVIVGSAFPLLALLRFLSAAQKPTLATA; from the coding sequence ATGAGTGCCCACCCCGCCACCCTGACCCGAGGCATGGTCCTGCTGTTCGCTTTTTGCTGCGGAGCCATCGTCGCCAACATCTACTATGCCCAACCGATCATCGAACTGATCGCGCCGGATGTCGGCCTGAGCAGCACCATGGCCAGCCTGATCGTCTCGTTGACCCAGATCGGTTATGCCCTGGGCCTGTTTTTCCTGGTGCCGCTGGGCGACTTGCTGGAAAACCGTCGCCTGATGATCCTCACCACCGTAGTGGCGATTGCCAGCCTGTTGGCAGCTGCGTTCACCGATCAACCGAACGTGTTCCTGCTGGTCTCGCTGCTGGTGGGTTTCAGCTCGGTGTCGGTGCAAGTCCTGATTCCCCTGGCTGCGCACCTGGCGCCGGAGGAGTCCCGAGGGCGGGTCGTGGGAGGGATCATGGGCGGTCTGCTCTTGGGGATCCTGCTGGCGCGGCCGATCTCAAGCCTGGTAGCCGATCACTTCGGCTGGCGGGCGATGTTCATGATCGCCGCCGCATTGATGGCCGCGATCAGCATCGTCCTGGCACTGACCGTGCCCAAGCGCCAGCCCGACCACAGCGCCTCCTATGGTCAACTGCTGGGCTCGCTCGGCACCCTGCTGCGCCAGCAACCGCTGTTGCGGCAACGGGCGTTTTACCAAGCCTGCCTGTTCGCCACGTTCAGCCTGTTCTGGACCGCCGTGCCGCTGGAGCTGTCACGCAACCATGGCCTGTCCCAGACTGAAATCGCCCTGTTCGCCCTGGTCGGTGCCATCGGCGCCATCGCCGCGCCCATCGCTGGTCGCCTGGCGGATGCCGGCCATACCCGCAACGCCTCGCTGCTGGCGATGCTGTTCGCCAGCTTGAGCTTTCTACCGGCGTTCATTCATCCGCTGTACAGCGTCATCGGCCTGGCCGTGACCGGCGTGGTCCTGGATTTCTGTGTGCAGATGAACATGGTCCTGGGCCAGCGCACCATCTATGCCTTGGATGCGAAAAGCCGCAGCCGGCTGAATGCGCTGTACATGACCAGCATCTTCGTCGGTGGTGCCTTCGGCTCATCGATCGCCAGCGCGGTGTACGAACACGGCGGCTGGTTGTGGGTGGTGATCGTCGGCAGTGCCTTCCCGCTGTTGGCCTTGCTGCGCTTCTTGAGTGCCGCGCAGAAACCAACCCTGGCAACGGCCTGA
- a CDS encoding long-chain-acyl-CoA synthetase, translating to MSRTPSDAITWGMMLRKLPTIARAVPRIVRGMKLANVQDPTQPCGLGWCFEQATQRNPEGPALLCGDTVWSYAQVNEQANRIAHYLLAQGIAKGDCVAIFVENRPQLLIAVLAVAKVGAVSAMINTSQTGDALVHSLALVAPVAVVVGDERVAVFNDVRSRTALPSARTWWVADQAYADVPSGFVDLFSSSDDYPGDNPASSQQVFFNDPCLYLYTSGTTGLPKAGVFRHGRWMRTSTSFGLIALDMQPDDVVYCTLPLYHATGLCVCWGAAICGASGFAIRRKFSASQFWSDVRRYRATTLGYVGELCRYLIDQPASTEDLRHDVKKMIGNGLRPGAWSAFKTRFGIDHICELYAASDGNIGFTNVLNFDNTVGFSLMGWELVQYDHDSAAPLRNLQGRMQKVPRGEPGLLLARIDDKAPLDGYTDQALTEKTIYRDVFVPGDRYFNTGDLLRNIGFGHGQFVDRLGDTYRWKGENVSTTEVENVLLQHPQVAEAVAYGVEINGTNGRAGMAAITPSESLAVLDFSELLQFLQCKLPAYAVPLFLRIKVKMDTTGTFKYQKTRLRAEAFDPCVTDDEPVYAWLPGSLTYVRVDRQLAMQIHDGQYRY from the coding sequence ATGAGTCGTACACCCAGCGACGCGATCACCTGGGGCATGATGTTGCGCAAGCTGCCCACCATTGCCAGAGCTGTTCCCCGGATCGTCAGAGGCATGAAGCTCGCCAACGTCCAGGACCCGACCCAGCCCTGCGGCCTGGGCTGGTGTTTCGAGCAGGCGACGCAACGTAATCCAGAGGGCCCGGCGTTGCTGTGCGGCGACACGGTGTGGAGTTATGCACAGGTCAACGAGCAGGCCAATCGCATCGCCCATTACTTACTGGCGCAGGGCATTGCTAAGGGCGACTGCGTGGCGATTTTCGTCGAGAACCGGCCACAGTTGTTGATCGCGGTACTGGCGGTGGCGAAGGTCGGTGCGGTCAGCGCCATGATCAACACCTCACAGACGGGCGATGCACTGGTGCACAGCCTGGCGCTGGTGGCGCCGGTTGCCGTGGTGGTCGGGGACGAACGTGTCGCGGTCTTCAATGACGTACGTAGCCGGACCGCATTGCCGAGCGCTCGAACCTGGTGGGTGGCGGATCAGGCGTACGCCGATGTCCCGTCCGGTTTCGTCGACCTGTTCAGTAGCAGCGACGACTACCCAGGTGACAACCCGGCCAGCAGCCAACAAGTCTTTTTCAACGATCCGTGTTTGTACCTCTACACCTCGGGCACCACCGGGCTGCCCAAGGCCGGGGTCTTTCGCCATGGGCGCTGGATGCGTACTTCCACCAGCTTCGGCTTGATCGCCCTGGACATGCAGCCCGATGACGTCGTGTATTGCACCTTGCCGCTGTACCACGCCACGGGCCTGTGCGTGTGTTGGGGGGCGGCGATCTGTGGCGCATCGGGATTTGCGATCCGGCGCAAGTTTAGCGCCAGTCAGTTCTGGAGCGATGTGCGCCGCTACCGGGCGACCACGCTGGGTTATGTCGGTGAGTTGTGCCGTTATCTGATCGACCAGCCGGCCAGTACCGAAGACCTCCGCCATGACGTGAAGAAGATGATCGGCAATGGCCTGCGCCCAGGGGCTTGGTCTGCCTTCAAGACGCGCTTTGGCATCGACCACATCTGCGAGCTGTACGCGGCCAGCGACGGCAATATCGGTTTTACCAACGTGCTGAATTTCGACAACACCGTCGGGTTTTCCCTGATGGGTTGGGAATTGGTGCAGTACGACCATGACAGCGCGGCACCGTTACGCAACCTGCAGGGGCGCATGCAGAAAGTGCCCCGGGGCGAACCTGGCCTGCTCTTGGCGCGGATCGACGACAAGGCGCCGCTGGACGGCTACACCGATCAGGCTTTGACCGAAAAAACCATCTATCGAGACGTCTTCGTCCCCGGTGACCGCTATTTCAACACCGGTGACCTGCTGCGCAACATTGGCTTTGGTCATGGGCAGTTCGTTGATCGCCTCGGCGATACCTACCGCTGGAAAGGCGAGAACGTCTCTACCACGGAAGTCGAAAACGTTTTGCTGCAACACCCTCAGGTGGCCGAGGCGGTGGCCTATGGCGTGGAAATCAATGGCACCAATGGCCGCGCCGGCATGGCGGCGATCACCCCGTCGGAATCCCTGGCGGTGCTGGATTTCAGTGAACTGTTGCAGTTTCTGCAGTGCAAACTGCCGGCCTATGCGGTGCCGTTGTTCCTGCGCATCAAGGTGAAAATGGACACTACCGGCACGTTCAAATACCAGAAGACCCGCCTCAGGGCCGAAGCCTTCGACCCTTGCGTCACCGATGATGAGCCGGTCTACGCCTGGCTGCCCGGCAGCCTGACTTACGTGCGGGTAGACCGGCAACTGGCGATGCAGATCCACGACGGGCAATACCGCTATTGA
- a CDS encoding sulfate ABC transporter substrate-binding protein encodes MKNFFGASLLAAGLTFGSLAHAAPTLLNVSYDVMRDFYKDYNAAFQKHWQAEHNENITVQMSFGGSSKQARSVIDGLPADVITMNMATDINALADNGKLVPENWVTRLPNNSAPFTSATVFIVRKGNPKALKDWPDLLKDGVQVIVPNPKTSGNGRYTYLSAWGYVLKNGGDESKAKDFVGKLFKQAPVLDTGGRAATTTFMTNQIGDVLVTFENEAEMIAREFGRDQFEVIYPSVSAEAEPPVSVVDKVVEKKGSREAAEAYLKYLWSPEGQEIAAANYLRPRDPAVLAKYTDRFPKVDFLSVEKTFGDWRTVQKTHFNDGGVFDQIYSGQ; translated from the coding sequence GTGAAGAACTTCTTTGGCGCTTCCCTTCTCGCCGCCGGCCTGACCTTCGGCAGCCTGGCCCACGCCGCCCCGACCCTGCTCAACGTGTCCTACGACGTGATGCGCGATTTCTACAAAGACTACAACGCCGCCTTCCAGAAACACTGGCAGGCCGAGCACAACGAAAACATCACCGTGCAGATGTCCTTCGGCGGTTCCAGCAAGCAGGCGCGCTCGGTGATCGACGGGTTGCCGGCGGATGTCATCACCATGAACATGGCCACCGACATCAATGCCCTGGCGGATAACGGCAAACTGGTGCCTGAGAACTGGGTCACCCGTCTGCCGAACAACAGCGCTCCGTTCACCTCGGCCACGGTGTTCATCGTACGCAAAGGCAACCCAAAAGCGCTGAAAGATTGGCCCGACCTGCTCAAGGACGGCGTGCAGGTGATCGTGCCCAACCCGAAAACCTCCGGTAACGGCCGCTACACCTACCTGTCGGCCTGGGGTTATGTGCTGAAGAACGGTGGCGATGAAAGCAAAGCCAAGGACTTCGTCGGCAAGTTGTTCAAACAGGCGCCAGTGCTAGACACCGGTGGCCGCGCCGCGACGACGACCTTCATGACCAACCAGATCGGCGATGTGCTGGTGACCTTTGAAAACGAAGCCGAGATGATCGCCCGCGAGTTCGGTCGCGACCAGTTTGAAGTGATCTACCCGAGCGTCTCCGCTGAAGCCGAGCCACCAGTGAGCGTGGTCGACAAAGTGGTCGAGAAAAAAGGCTCCCGCGAAGCCGCCGAGGCGTACCTCAAATACCTGTGGTCGCCTGAAGGCCAGGAAATTGCCGCCGCCAACTACCTGCGTCCACGGGACCCGGCCGTATTAGCCAAATACACCGACCGCTTCCCGAAAGTGGACTTCCTGTCGGTGGAAAAAACCTTTGGCGACTGGCGCACGGTGCAGAAGACGCACTTCAATGATGGTGGGGTTTTCGACCAGATCTACAGCGGGCAGTGA